In Sphaeramia orbicularis chromosome 14, fSphaOr1.1, whole genome shotgun sequence, the following are encoded in one genomic region:
- the znhit3 gene encoding zinc finger HIT domain-containing protein 3 isoform X2 — protein sequence MQVCNVCREQTPKYKCPTCKIRYCSVGCYKKHKDSCLPVQPPEPSGPEVKPASSSDPWSVEDLLNEDDIIDKVPVEKLQLLGRSDQLRDLLRNPHLRQLLRSVDAADSKEDAMKAAMQEPLFVEFSDCCLNIVEDGTAPTHT from the exons ATGCAAGTATGCAACGTGTGCCGGgaacaaacaccaaaatacaaATGTCCAACTTGCAAAATACGATA TTGTTCAGTTGGCTGTTACAAGAAGCATAAAG ATTCTTGTCTTCCTGTTCAACCACCTGAACCTTCTGGTCCTGAAGTAAAACCTGCCTCCAGTTCAG ATCCGTGGAGCGTTGAAGATCTGCTGAATGAAGATGATATCATCGATAAAGTCCCTGTGGAGAAGCTGCAGCTGTTGG GTCGGTCCGATCAGCTTCGGGACCTCCTCCGTAACCCCCACCTCCGACAGTTACTGCGCTCCGTAGATGCCGCCGACAGTAAAGAGGACGCCATGAAGGCCGCCATGCAGGAGCCACTGTTCGTGGAGTTTTCCGATTGTTGTTTGAACATCGTAGAAGATGGGACGGCGCCAACACACACTTAA
- the LOC115432940 gene encoding vitamin K epoxide reductase complex subunit 1-like protein 1 has protein sequence MAAPVLRVSTPRWERIARLLVCLLGILLSLYAFHVEREKARDPTYTAMCDVSSSISCSRVFSSRWGRGFGLLGSIFGNDSVVNQPNSVYGIVFYAFQLLLGMTVSAMAALILMTTSILSVVGSLYLGYILYFVLKDLCVICITTYALNFILFILNYKRLVYLNEAWKQQLQTKQD, from the exons ATGGCGGCGCCCGTCCTGAGAGTGTCCACCCCTCGGTGGGAGAGAATAGCCAGGCTTCTCGTCTGCCTTTTGGGCATCCTGTTGTCTCTATACGCGTTTCACGTCGAGAGGGAAAAGGCTCGGGATCCGACCTACACGGCGATGTGCGACGTCAGCAGCTCCATCAGCTGCTCCAGAGTGTTCAGCTCAAG gTGGGGTCGAGGTTTCGGACTCTTGGGCTCAATTTTTGGAAATGACAGCGTAGTGAACCAACCCAACAGTGTCTACGGGATTGTCTTTTATGCTTTCCAGCTCCTACTAG GAATGACCGTCAGTGCAATGGCCGCCCTTATTCTCATGACGACGTCCATCTTGTCGGTGGTGGGCTCGCTCTACCTGGGCTACATCCTCTACTTTGTCCTCAAGGACTTGTGCGTCATCTGCATCACCACGTACGCTCTGAACTTCATTCTGTTTATTCTCAACTACAAGCGACTGGTTTACTTGAACGAGGCCTGGAAGCAGCAGCTCCAGACCAAGCAGGACTAA
- the LOC115432944 gene encoding nuclear protein 2-like yields the protein MATDIERLVSFEEAYYDQYDYYNLREYSCHAAGKGRSKREMELHTNRHCPAGHERKIAEKFHNSEMKRRRTKSSSS from the coding sequence ATGGCGACCGATATCGAGAGGCTGGTGTCTTTTGAGGAGGCGTACTACGACCAGTACGACTACTACAACCTGCGGGAGTACTCGTGCCACGCGGCGGGCAAAGGCCGGAGCAAGAGGGAGATGGAGCTGCACACCAACCGACACTGCCCTGCGGGACACGAGCGGAAGATCGCGGAGAAGTTCCACAACAGTGAGATGAAGCGCAGGAGGACCAAGAGCTCCTCATCGTGA
- the znhit3 gene encoding zinc finger HIT domain-containing protein 3 isoform X1, which translates to MQVCNVCREQTPKYKCPTCKIRYCSVGCYKKHKDSCLPVQPPEPSGPEVKPASSSAVCTDPWSVEDLLNEDDIIDKVPVEKLQLLGRSDQLRDLLRNPHLRQLLRSVDAADSKEDAMKAAMQEPLFVEFSDCCLNIVEDGTAPTHT; encoded by the exons ATGCAAGTATGCAACGTGTGCCGGgaacaaacaccaaaatacaaATGTCCAACTTGCAAAATACGATA TTGTTCAGTTGGCTGTTACAAGAAGCATAAAG ATTCTTGTCTTCCTGTTCAACCACCTGAACCTTCTGGTCCTGAAGTAAAACCTGCCTCCAGTTCAG CTGTATGTACAGATCCGTGGAGCGTTGAAGATCTGCTGAATGAAGATGATATCATCGATAAAGTCCCTGTGGAGAAGCTGCAGCTGTTGG GTCGGTCCGATCAGCTTCGGGACCTCCTCCGTAACCCCCACCTCCGACAGTTACTGCGCTCCGTAGATGCCGCCGACAGTAAAGAGGACGCCATGAAGGCCGCCATGCAGGAGCCACTGTTCGTGGAGTTTTCCGATTGTTGTTTGAACATCGTAGAAGATGGGACGGCGCCAACACACACTTAA